In Terriglobia bacterium, the genomic window AGGGACAGAACTTATCGAACCGCTGAAACCAGCTTGCTTTTTCTGCAGTTAGAGACGAATCCGGTCAACAAAGAAGAGTTGGTAGCGCTAACGGGAATCGAACCCGTATTTCAGCCTTGAAAGGGCCGCGTGCTAACCGTTGCACCATAGCGCCACCGCTGTGAGGCCGTAACCTTACTAGAATAGGAGAAAACGGAGGATTGGTCAAAGCGGCCTGGGGTGACGGGAAGAAAAAGACGAAATTCGAAACGCGAAATCCCTTAACAAACACACCCTGCGAGAGGAGACGAGTTTCGAGTTTCGAGTTTCGAGTTTCGAGTTTCGAGTTTCGAGTTTCGAGTTTCGAGTTTCGAGTTTCGAGTTTCGAGTTTCGAGTTTCGAGTTTCCCTTACCCCTGCCGGTCCTGATACTCCTCACGCCAGGCCATCTGCACCGCTTCCAGCTTGGCTTCGTTGGAGGCCTGCGGGTCGCCCGCAAAGCCGGGCAGCTCGCACACCCACTTGTGCAGGTCGGTGAAGCGCACGGTCAGCGGGTCGGTCTCCGGAAACTTGTCCGCCAGCGCGATGGCGATGTCTTCTATCTTGTCCCAACCGAATGTCGCCGGCATGCCTGGCTCCTGCAAGAAGTGGACTCGTGACGCGTGAAAGCCCGCGGGTTCGACAGTCAACAGCTTGTAAAGCTACGCCCAGCAGTAGGGTTTACTGTCGACTTTCAACTGTCAACTTTTGACTTCCCCCGTCACAAATCGCGTCCTCTCAGTGATCCAATTCTTTCGCGTAGTTCTTGTTCCACTCCGGAATCTCCACGGTGATATCCGTTGTCCCGTCGGGTACGCACTGGCAGCCCAGGCGCGACTTCGGCGTGATCCCGGGCGCTTCGTCGAGCTGGTCGAGTTCGGCGTCGGTAGCTTCGTTGCACGTCTC contains:
- the iscX gene encoding Fe-S cluster assembly protein IscX, whose translation is MPATFGWDKIEDIAIALADKFPETDPLTVRFTDLHKWVCELPGFAGDPQASNEAKLEAVQMAWREEYQDRQG